In Castanea sativa cultivar Marrone di Chiusa Pesio chromosome 6, ASM4071231v1, a single window of DNA contains:
- the LOC142637924 gene encoding disease resistance protein RPM1-like, whose amino-acid sequence MGISLNILRGVKIHGSIGCLKALGNLRYVDTNLGGVKLVEDLRKLSQLKDLDLVNLTRETGSALCISIENMNSLTDLYVSLINEEEVVDLQPISSPSKCLRKLSMKGRLAKLPNWISELQHLISINFYWTRLRDDPLKAFQNLTNLAGLILEMEAYNGSEQLQIRKGGFPKLKVIGLADLTELISLNIYKEALPLLEKLSVERCPQLMEVPSGVQHLRNLSKLIFIDMPSEFEQSLDPKQGSHYWIIEHVPFIFLRHKARTGIFGYEIHNLSSKYLERSKGTTTNQADDTNNNSGDDINASDDKGKQIIST is encoded by the exons ATGGGCATCAGTCTTAATATTTTAAGAGGAGTTAAAATACATGGGAGCATTGGATGCTTAAAGGCACTGGGAAACCTACGGTACGTGGACACAAATCTTGGAGGGGTCAAATTGGTTGAAGATTTGAGAAAGTTGAGCCAATTGAAGGATCTAGACTTGGTAAACCTGACTAGGGAGACTGGAAGTGCCTTATGTATCTCTATTGAGAACATGAACAGCTTAACAGATCTATATGTAAGCTTGATCAACGAAGAGGAGGTTGTTGATTTACAGCCGATTTCATCTCCATCTAAATGTCTTCGAAAGCTCTCCATGAAGGGGCGTTTAGCCAAGTTGCCGAACTGGATTTCAGAACTTCAACACCTAATCTCAATAAACTTTTATTGGACAAGGTTAAGGGACGATCCTCTCAAAGCCTTCCAAAATCTTACCAATCTAGCAGGGCTCATCCTGGAAATGGAAGCATACAATGGATCAGAGCAATTGCAAATTAGAAAAGGAGGATTTCCAAAACTAAAAGTGATAGGGCTAGCAGATCTGACTGAATTGATTTCATTGAATATATACAAAGAAGCGTTACCCCTTCTTGAAAAATTGAGCGTTGAACGTTGTCCACAACTAATGGAGGTACCCTCTGGTGTCCAACACCTAAGAAACCTTAGCAAACTGATATTTATAGATATGCCCAGTGAATTTGAACAAAGTTTGGATCCAAAGCAAGGGTCACATTATTGGATCATTGAGCATGTACCATTCATCTTCCTCCGTCACAAGGCTCGCACAGGTATTTTTGGCTATGAGATCCACAATCTCAGTTCTAAGTATTTGGAGAGATCAAAAGGGACAACAACTAACCAGGCTGATGATACCAACAACAATAGTGGCGATGATATCAATGCTTCAGACGATAAAG GAAAACAAATAATTTCTACATAG